In Alteromonas sp. RKMC-009, the genomic stretch TCCGGCACACCTTGTGTCATTAACAGGAGATATCCCATGCAAAACGCAATTAAACATTTCATTATTCCGGCAACATTGATTTTAGCCAGCGCCGGTGCCAGCGCTGACAACGATGATATCCGCGCTTTCCATGAAGCAAAGATCACTCTGCAACAGGCCATTGAAGCGGCCGTAAAACATCATGGTGGCCAACCTTTTGAAGCATCTATTGATGACGACAGTTTCAGCCCTGCCTATGAAGTGTCTGTGGTTAAACGTAGCCGGGTATTTGATATCAGAGTGGATGCACTCAGTGGTGAAGTTACAGGTATCAGA encodes the following:
- a CDS encoding PepSY domain-containing protein; translated protein: MQNAIKHFIIPATLILASAGASADNDDIRAFHEAKITLQQAIEAAVKHHGGQPFEASIDDDSFSPAYEVSVVKRSRVFDIRVDALSGEVTGIREDYDD